Part of the Deltaproteobacteria bacterium genome is shown below.
CTCGCTCAAACCGAGCACCTGGGCCACCTCGCGCGTCGAGAGTCCGTCGCCGTAGCGCAGCGCGAGCAGCTCGCGGGTCTGCGCAGGCAGGGCGCGAAGCTGCGCGTTCAGCGCACGCAGCTCTTCCTGTTTGAGGAGATCGGACAGCGGCGTGGATTGGGTCACGAGCTCGGCCGCAGCTTCGTCGAGGTCGAGCCCCGGACGACGCGCACGCAGATCGTCGACGAGCAGGCTGCGAGCCATCGTCAGCGCAAAGGGCAGGGCGCCGCCGCGATGCTCGTCGAAGAGCTCGAGCCGCAGGAGCAGCCGCTCGAACGTCCGCGCGACGAGGTCCTCCGCGTCCGCGCGACTGGCTGTGCGCCGCGCGACGTACGCGTACACCGGCCCGTGCAGCGCGGCGTACAGCTCGCGGAAAGCCTGGCGATCGCCGAGGCGCGCGCGCTTCAGCAGCGCGTCGGCGCGGGACTCACGGCCTGGCCAGAGGCGAAACATGCGCCTTCTACGGCCGAGGCCGGAGTTTGTGACAACCCGCTCGAGCTACTCCTTCACCTTCAGCTTGCCCTCGTTCTCCTGGATGAAGCGGCGGATGTCGTCGGACATGTCGAGGAGCTTGAGCCACTGCTCCTTGTAGAGCGTCACCGGGAAGCGGCCCATGCCGTACACCGAGACCGCGCCCTTCTCGCTGACCTTCAGCGAGATGCCCTTGCTGGTGCGCGCCTTGAGCGACTCGTTCTCCTTCTTCAACTTCTCCAGCTCTGCCTTCAGCTCTTCCTCGGTGGACATGGTGCTCCCTCCCGGCGAGAGCTTGGGCGCGCGGGCGAGCCGGGGTCAACGAGAATGACCCGGTCGAGTGTCATCAGAAGGCCGCGGAAGCGAGCGCCAGCGTTTTCGCTTGGATCCGAGGACCTCGGGAGGCATCGCGAGCGCTCACGCTGGGCTCCGAGGACCTCGGGAGGCCTCGCGAGCGCTCACGCTTGGATCCGAGGACCTCGG
Proteins encoded:
- a CDS encoding sigma-70 family RNA polymerase sigma factor; this translates as MFRLWPGRESRADALLKRARLGDRQAFRELYAALHGPVYAYVARRTASRADAEDLVARTFERLLLRLELFDEHRGGALPFALTMARSLLVDDLRARRPGLDLDEAAAELVTQSTPLSDLLKQEELRALNAQLRALPAQTRELLALRYGDGLSTREVAQVLGLSEVAVRQRLSRAVQSLRREPDEEGALAHET